The nucleotide window TTTGCAGGTGGATTGTGCAAAGCTGTAGCTGAACAAGTGCAGCCCCTGATCCCCTGGCTGCTCaccctgccccaggcagccgCCTCCAGTCCTGGGTGACCCCCGGCTGCAGCCGCCCCGGGTCCCCCCCTGCACCTCCAGCCCCCTCCGTAAGTACCACAGAGCTCCCTCCCTCACTCCCTCACCTTTCTGCCGGCACCCTGagcaccctgagcaccccaggTGTTTCTTTTCCAGCAGCTGAGATGGTGTGGGAGGTCTTGGTTAGAGCACAGGAGAGGAGACAGACAGCTGGGAAACTTTGGTGCCAACACTGGAGGTGGCGGGAGGggggggcaggagcaggggtggccctgggtggtggcagcatgcTCAGCCAGGAGCGTTCCCAGGGAGAGGGAGGCCACTGGCCGCAGTGCCGGGGCTCAGCCCGGTTTCGCAAGGCACCACAGAAGGAggaatttttaaacaaagcagagggaaaacaaaccaaccctTTCCACCACCTCTGCcaaccacccccccccccccccccgcctgTGTACAGGGCTGTGGGCAGAAGGTGGCACTGACACAAAGTCCCAGCGTGAGCTGCACCCCGAGCTGCTCACCCCTCCACAGGACAGGTCACCCCGCTTGGCTGGCGAAGCATCCCGAAGGAGATGCCAGCCCTGATGTAATTCTGCCCTCTGTGGGCCTCCAGGCTCTCCTGGGGATGCAGGTGTCACTGTCACACGCATCCctctccatccttgtccccagcagcGCAGAAAGGCTGATATCCATGGTTCAATCTCAGGTGGCCATGTCCCTTTGTCCCAAAGGAGCCTCAGCAGCTCGGGGTGGGTCCTGGGTGACTGCAGATGTCTTGGGTGAGCCCCACGCAGATGGGTATGAGGTGCCATCCCTTTTTCTCAGCTGGAGGAGCTTTGGTTTTACCACCTGAAGTCACCTCCAGCAGGTCCCAGATAAGAcggtgcagccacagcttttcggTTTCCTCAGCTGGAGGCAGCACAGAAGACAAGGGAGCTCGAGGAAGGCAGCGGGCActttcccccagcagcagctggctctcCATCCTGCCCGCGGCGTCAGTGCAGGGGAGGGCTTTGGCGtccttcctgggcagcctgctctgCCCCCGGAGCCCGGCTGGGGAGATAGCGGGGGTGAAAGGGCGCCTGGCGCTCCCCCAGGGGCTCGGGTCAATCGTTAACGGGGAGATTTGCTTTGCTCTCCCGCAGGTAAcctccccgcgctcccaccCGCACAAAACCGGCACCCCCGGCAGCggggaggagctgcagcgcTGCGAGCCGAGCCTCTCCCAGGGCCATGGGAACGTGAGCACACGGGAGGGACCTGGGCCACCACCGCGAGCCTCGGCCAGGCGACAGAGCGACAGCCAGCCCCCACCATGGTGTCCATGGggctccagctgctgggctACGCCGTGGCCTTCCTGGGCTACATCGGCACGCTGACGGCCACGCTGCTGCCCAGCTGGAAGACCAGCTCCTACATCGGCTCCAGCATCGTGACGGCCATCAGCTTCACCAAGGGGCTGTGGATGGAGTGCGCCACGTACAGCACGGGCATCACCCAGTGCGACATCTACAGCTCCCTGCTCAACCTGCCCGCCGACGTCCAGGCGGCCCAAGCCCTCATGGTGAGCTCCTGCGCCGTGTCCTCCCTGGCCTGCCTGCTCTCTGTCGTGGGCATGAGGTGCACCGTCTTCAGCCAGGGCTCGCCGGCCAAGGACCGCGTGGCCGTGGCGGGCGGCGCGGTCTTCGTCCTTGGGGGGCTGCTCTGCTTCATCCCGCTGGTGTGGAACATCCACGTGGTGCTGCGGGATTTCCGCAACCCCGTCATCCCCGACAGCATGAAGTTCGAGCTCGGGGAGGCTCTTTACCTCGGCATCatctcctccctgctctccctcgTCGGTGGCTTGATCCtctgcacctcctgccctgcccgggaCAGCACCGCCGCCTACTCCAGCGCCTACCggccccagctgctggccagCAAGAGCTCCCGGCCCTCTGTCAGCCAGGCGCAGAAAACCAAGAGTGAAGTCAATTCCTACAACCTGACAGGATACGTGTAGTGGCTGCAGGGGGGAACCAGGCTGGCGCCTCTCCCGGCTCCCCAGAGCGTCCGGGCTGGCACCAAGGGAGCGCGGTAAGAGCAGAGGGCACGGCGGCATCGCCCGTGCTCAGCCCTCTCATGTGCTTGGGGGACTGACCCCGCTCTCTCCCTGGGATTCTGAGAGCCTTGTGACTGCTTGGAGATCCCAGCTGGTGGCTTGCACCGGTGAGCGGCCCTGAATCCGGCTTCTGTTCTTTACCCCACGCTGCCAGCTCGCGGGCAGCTCCTGGCACGGCGGGaccccagcctgcagccccaGTGAACCTGCCTGGAAAGGGGAGGGGGCTTGTGGCCCCAGGTACCGGCCGCTGGCCATGCAGGCATCCCAGCAGGGCCAAGGGCATGTGCGGGGTCTGCAGTCGCTGCTGGGGGGGTGAGTGCTGGTTGCAAACCGATGTCGCAATAAATACGTCTTTCTAGCCAGACTGTATCCGGGCTTTTCTCTGGCACCGAGGGGCCAGCAGGAGGCTGTGGAGGGGTCCAAGATGTGaaaggtgcccctggcccttgcTCTGGCCTGCCTCCCCCACCCCACAGCGGATGGCTTTGTCACCCGGGAGCCCAGGCAGGTGGGAGCACTGCTGAAGGGGAGGAGGGCCACTCCCTGGCACAGTTTGTCCCTGGCACCACGCTGGGAGGTTGCCACGCACCACTACTGCCAGGGTGCCAGCAGGGACATGCAGAGCTCCCTGTGGGATAATAGCAGGCAGCACCTTCCCTCCGTCCCCCAGCCCTTCTTGTTTCCAGGAGTGCAGGTGTGATGAGACTGGGATGCCCACAGGGAGATTCATTGCCCCTGTGTGTGGCACACCCAGGTCCCCAGGTGATGGGCAGCCCTGGCAttcccacatccccatcccagtgaGCACTGGCACTCCTGGGGCAAACATGATCCCAAGGACCAAAGGCAGCTCCCAGCTATGGTGAAGTCTtagcagcccagctcagctgcagagaGGCCTCACAGGCAGGTCCTGGGCCCCCAGGTCCTTGAAGGGTCTATTTTGAGAGAAAGATGCCACCAGTGAGACACTGGAGAGCTGCAAGGgatgggcaggcaggagccaagTGTGTGGAGGGACAGGCTGCGTGGCtgcaggggaacagcagcaggacatCCACACAggctgctggtggcactgggggatgCTGGCACATGCCAGGCCATGGCAGGAGAGGAggtgcaggcagcccagccccacagcccaccaGGGAGCAAGAACATTTTAATCCATCTGCTGTACCACTGCCCCACGTGAGAGaacccctgctctgctgtgccacagcacaGGGCCACCCAGAGACCACCTTGTCCCCTAGGGAGCAGGAGGCCTTGGTCTACCTGCTGACCCCTCATAAAGCAATTTAGATTAGGGCATGGAGAGGAAGGGACCATGTCCTCCACTCGAACGTCACCACCGTCACCCTTGCACCAGTGAAATCATGTTTGCTGTGGGGTTAACGCGCTCCTGATAATGCTGGGCCAtgctttctcccctcctcagaGAGAAGGAGCTACAGGGCACCCATCCCCAGGGTGACACTCGCTGAAGGGGACCAAGGTGGATCTCGAGGCAAGGGCCAGTGTCCCCATTTCCATGGCCAAGGGACCCCGGACCAGCCGAGTTATTTattcctgccctggggaaaaGAATGCCCTGGGGCATGCAAGAGGCTTAACCTGCTGGTGCAGCcccccaggagatgctgcaagTTCTGAGAGTCCTTTGGCCATAAATGTTTcgggtttttttccctgggcagctggtGGAGAGAGTGGGAGAGAAAATACTTGGCACAAAATGTCACACCTTAAAGAGGAGGAATTCCTGGGCACTGGGTCCTCGCCCCTCGCCTCCCACCCCTGTCTGCGGGCAGAGGCTGTGCTAATTAAACAAAGGGGCATTTGAAACGCTCAGAGCTTGATTGGTGCTGGGCTTATTAATGCTTTAATTCAAGGAGCAGAAGGGAAGCTTCCCCCAGAAGGAGAAAggcagctggcacaggcagaggcaggcagggctcagAGCTGGGCTACAGAAACACCCATCACACTGGAACAGGGACCAGTTCCCCGGGCCCCTGGgccaccagccctgccacaggGGACCCCTGCATTAAGCAGTGGGGGGGGTTCAGGGAGGGAAACGTTTCTCCCCTCCAGCTTTCCTGCCCTTCCACGTGAATGCACCCAAAGGTGTGAAACTTGGCTACAGGGCAAGGCAGGTTGACACAGATTTTCCACTCGGGAAGGAggatggggaaggggaggaCACCGGGTGCACAGCTGTGATGACAGTGGTTATCTCTGCATCACGCAATAGCCACGCTCCTCATCATTGGTAAGGCAGGTTCCTGAGGGCAGCCTGGactgggccaggctggggacagagagaacaggagcccagcctggcccaggggcagctctgctgagcgTGAGTGAAGGGATGGAGcccaccagcacagcacagagccagcTCCTCAGATGGCCTCTTGCCCCTCACCATCTCCATGGCAAAAGCTGAGGGTGCTCCAGGATTCCCTGCAGGAAAGGCACAGGGGAGCACAGCCAAGTTCAGGACAAGGTGGGGAAAGCAGGGGTGGGAAGAgggctgggtggggaagggctCTCTGCACCTCAAGCCCTTGCCTTGCTGGTGTGGTGGAGTGGGGAGCCTTGCAGCCCTCACTGGAGGGCCAGGCAGTGACTAATCCCCTGCCATAAGGAAATGAGTCCTTCCCCCCTCCTCTTCTCCCTCTGGATGATGCCTCGATGGAAGGAACAGGGCAATAAAATACGAATGTGCCCTTATCTTCAAAAGTGATAGAGGCACTATAAACCCTCAGTACACCCCAACCTGGGATCAGGGACTGCAACCTCACCAGCTGGCCACGAGAAACGTGCTGAAAGTCACAACTTCTTTTTCCAAAGAGGGAAAAACACAGCCCATCTCCATGGGCCCTGCATCCAGCCCTTGCCCACCAAGCACTGCCCCAGGTGCAAGCAGAGCCTCTTCTCATGCAGAGCACGCCCAGGTGGAAAAGGGCACAGGTTTGCCCTAGACCCACCAGGATCACACACCTCCTGCCTCCCTGGAGCCCTCCAGCAAGCAGAGCTCCTTCTGGCATTCCCAACCCGCTGCTCATCTCTGCCTAGCACAGCTGacctgaagcagcagcaaataATCCATGCAAGCTCTCTGGGGAGTGTCAGACCACCTCGGCCCACAGCCCCCAGGAATTGCTCAGATAGGAGAGATGGGAGGGGGAAGGAAAttcaggccaggttcctgatgggCCAAGACACTTGGAAAGGAGCAGCACATTCCTCCACCCTcttgcccagcccagcacactCCCAGCTGCCTCCCACGCCGTGCCAGAGCCTCCTGCCCCTCAGCAAGCCAGGGCTGATATGGAAGATTGCCCATGGCTTTGCAGCAGCCTtttcaggagcagcagaggataCACAACAAAAGGGGCTGCTCCCagacaccccaaatcctgactgccaggctgggctcaagTCACCCACTGCCAGGAATGGGAGAGGcattccctgccccagccatgCCCCTGAGGCCAGGAAAGAGCCTCAGGGATTCACCTCTGGCTATCTGAGTGCTCAGCTGGCAATTGCACCCACAGTTCACCTCCAAAGGCTCCCTGacctcctggagctgtggggatggaGTCAGCACAGGCTGtcagtgcccagctctgctggtcCTGCTGGGAGACCTTGCACTGGAGGTGAGAAAGCAGCTCCTCtttggaaaacaccttctgtcAGGGCAAAAACTGGTGCACAAACTCATGGCTTTCCACAGCCTCCTCGATCAGATCTGCTTAAAGGCACATTAAAGGATCTTTCAGCCTTGAAGGAAAGATATGAGGGCAGAATGAACTCCATGACACTGCAGGGGACAGAGGCCTTTGGGTGCACCAGAGGAGATTGCTAGAAAGCACCTTCCTGTTTGAACAACAGCTCAGAAATCTATCAGGAGGGCTATAAACGGTGTTTATCTCAGAAAAGCTGATACCCGTGGAGAGGACATGCAGGTTTGATCTTCCAGGCATTACATTAACATCACAATCAGATTGTTCCTTAATAATTGGAGTCTAATCTCTAGTGGAGGAGCTTCAGGTTAGTGATCTCAGCAAACCTCATGTACATGCGATCTGTAGCAGCAAAAAAAGGCTTTGTAGTAGAACCCACACCAATTCAGTGAGCAAGACACACTTTTATAGTGGTGCAAACATAAGGTCTTCCACGGATTTTGCAGAAATATTGGGAAAAACATACTCCATCTCCAAAATCTGCTTTGGAGAACTGGTTTAGAGAATTACACATAAATTGTGATGGTTCCACAGCACCACACTGGACAGACCAGAGGATCCCAAACACCTTTACATGGACAAACAGAGCTGCAACCACTTTAGCAAGTCTAGAGAGTCATCACAAGCAATCCCTGCCATCCTGTCACCTCCATGCCTGAGGGCACCAACACTTTGGCAGCAGCTAACAAAGTGTCATACCTAGAAGATGCTCAGACACCAGGCCCAGCTGAGCCTCTCCAGGCTCTCTGCCAAGCACCACGAGTCTGGAAGAAACAGATCTCCCCATCAGCAGAGAAACCAGGAGGGCTTTACCAGCTTTGGGGCTGCCTTTTATCTGCTCAGGGTTTCAGGGAGTGCTTTGGATGAAGTTTTTCCCACACTGGCAAACTAATCTTTCCCCAAGTCAGGTGTCTTTTACAACACCCTCTATTTCTGGGATGTCCAGCCTTCTAAAAAAGGCTGAAGCAGGACAAGACTCACGTCAGAAGCAGCATGATTGCCTCGAACTTGCTTTCCCAGAAAAGCTGTCTCTTTAGGTTTCTCAGGTCACTGGTGCAAAGTCCCACAGCACCAGCTCTACCTGCAGGTGCTCCCAAGATTTCTCCAACAGATGTATTTTCAGTACCCAAAATTTTAGCCCTTTCCTTTTGAAGTGTCAGGCACAATTTCAGCCTTCAGTATTTTTCAGGGCATAGAATAGTCTAGAGACTCTGCAGGCATTACAGAGCTAAGGGCAGACCTCAGCTATCCCTGCAACCAGCACTGTGATGCTGGTGTGCCCTTTGAACTATTCCAGTACACTTTTACAGGAATGAGGGCACTGCTCTTTGTCTCTGGTTCTTCCCCAGCTGCCACAGAAGCCAGGCACACATCTTACAGAGCACTGGGCACTGGCTGGATCCTCCCACGACTGAAAGCCTCCTCCTCAGCCTTCTGCCCTTCCCAAAcaccttttattttaatgtttccaGATTGTGAACTGGCAGGATGTTTCACCCCAGGCTGGTTGGAGCAAGGCTCGCTCCAACTCcgtgctgcccagggaggtggcaggggAGAGATATCAGGGACAAAACCAATTAGCTCCGTGTTTCAAGGCAAGGAGAGCAGGCTCTGGGTCCAGGGACATCCTCAGCAAGGGGAAGGATCTCCCTGTTGCAAGGCAAAGCCCCTGGAAGTGGCTCCCAGAACAAAGTCCCcattgcccagcccagggagctgccaggaccctgctAGCACACAAAAAATTTCCTCCTGCCTGGGCAGAcgtgtccctgcagctgccagcccagcaagGGTCTTGCAGTGGGTTGTGGCCTCCTTCCCAAAGCTCAGGGAGTCCCAGATCCCTGCTGTGCTAGGGTGCCCAGGGGCTGATTTCTGCCTTGGGATTCTGCAGATGAAAACTGGTATGTTTTACCCCCCAGGTCACAGGTAGATGCAGCTAATCCACCCAACTTCAGTACTGAGTAAAATCCTCACGGGGGATAAAGAGAAATAAGCAGTGTAAAGGCAATCCAGCCCTATGTGTGGAGATAAGTTTACCCTCAGCTGTCCCTGAGTGTAGCTGCCCTTTCCCATGGAAGACCTTTGCAAAACTGAGGCTG belongs to Lonchura striata isolate bLonStr1 chromosome 14, bLonStr1.mat, whole genome shotgun sequence and includes:
- the CLDN2 gene encoding claudin-2, producing MVSMGLQLLGYAVAFLGYIGTLTATLLPSWKTSSYIGSSIVTAISFTKGLWMECATYSTGITQCDIYSSLLNLPADVQAAQALMVSSCAVSSLACLLSVVGMRCTVFSQGSPAKDRVAVAGGAVFVLGGLLCFIPLVWNIHVVLRDFRNPVIPDSMKFELGEALYLGIISSLLSLVGGLILCTSCPARDSTAAYSSAYRPQLLASKSSRPSVSQAQKTKSEVNSYNLTGYV